The following are from one region of the Dreissena polymorpha isolate Duluth1 chromosome 2, UMN_Dpol_1.0, whole genome shotgun sequence genome:
- the LOC127867212 gene encoding bifunctional 3'-5' exonuclease/ATP-dependent helicase WRN-like codes for MPLKELQIEALLCVIEKRDIMAILPTGYGKSLIYQLAPLILKDYYNLQKSVCIVLTPLNSIMQDQIIALQKIGVQACCVDYNCQGGQALFDDDDDEGGAKSDGDVILTVPMSDIADGQFTLVYSPPEALLSTDTGKSLIQNLENKKIISCIAVDEAHMILEWGQQFRQDFSRIGSDLLARFTNIPVLVFTATASPDAQKKICASLQLKTAKIIAMNPDRPNIKYIKTEQPSSSNTQDHLDEILTPMAEQLIKEKHQYQLTIMYTDTYVISYVYAFFEKKWVTFSMWEMPCRRTDFLLSTTKHIQKK; via the exons ATGCCACTCAAGGAACTGCAAATCGAAGCGTTACTTTGTGTCATTGAAAAACGTGACATTATGGCTATACTCCCAACAGGTTATGGTAAAAGCCTGATTTACCAGCTGGCACCACTTATCCTTAAAGATTATTATAATCTACAGAAGTCTGTTTGCATCGTGTTGACACCTTTGAACAGTATTATGCAAGATCAGATCATTGCACTGCAAAAGATTGGAGTACAAGCCTGTTGTGTGGACTATAACTGTCAGGGTGGTCAAgcattgtttgatgatgatgatgatgaaggggGTGCTAAATCAGATGGAGATGTAATATTAACGGTCCCTATGTCCGATATTGCTGATGGACAGTTCACATTGGTGTATTCTCCCCCTGAGGCGCTTTTAAGCACTGATACGGGGAAATCCTTGATACAAAATTtggagaataaaaaaataatttcgtgcATAGCTGTAGACGAGGCACACATGATTCTGGAATG ggGACAGCAGTTTCGACAAGACTTCAGCAGAATAGGTTCTGATCTCTTGGCAAGGTTTACTAACATTCCTGTTCTCGTGTTCACTGCTACAGCTTCACCAGATGCTCAAAAGAAGATATGCGCAAGTCTTCAACTTAAAACTGCAAAGATAATAGCAATGAATCCTGATAGaccaaacattaaatatattaaaactgaaCAACCGTCTTCTTCAAACACACAAGACCATCTGGATGAGATCCTTACTCCTATGGCTGAACAgcttatcaaagaaaaacatcaatatCAACTTACTATCATGTACACGGACACATATGTAATAAGCTATGTCTATGCTTTCTTTGAGAAAAAATGGGTGACCTTCAGTATGTGGGAGATGCCGTGCCGGAGAACAGACTTTTTGCTCAGTACCACCAAACATATACAGAAAAAATGA
- the LOC127867214 gene encoding uncharacterized protein LOC127867214 encodes MASIPLGGDQLNRVTFDSARVLRSGTHSRTERFDQLSPVIEELFHVQQDLLEKIIKTFYIPETAREEGSLAQYRAILHRTNVNGQVKANGYESHKDFLITVTRALVIELACERWGADCKTDLGSLVPEEVKTSNTKGKKQWLQEQVTKVVDTLFCPYSAPKDAKIYLRRSGHLYCVTVPSKDVGKTIDLIINGEAVRIRVPEDCKTDEAEDGVFSYSLGIVRVAMDFIMFNDAIKSGDIDMITILMKRFIPLFTGE; translated from the exons ATGGCCAGTATTCCCCTGGGTGGTGATCAGCTGAATCGGGTAACATTTGATTCGGCACGCGTTCTGAGATCTGGTACTCACAGTCGAACAGAGAGGTTTGACCAGTTGTCTCCAGTCATCGAAGAACTATTTCATGTTCAGCAAGACTTGTTAGAG aaaatcatcAAAACCTTCTACATACCAGAAACAGCTCGTGAAGAGGGATCACTTGCCCAGTACAGAGCAATTCTTCATAGAACAAACGTTAATGGTCAAGTTAAGGCTAATGGATATGAATCACACAAAGACTTCCTCATTACTGTCACTAG AGCTCTTGTGATAGAGTTAGCTTGTGAAAGATGGGGGGCTGATTGCAAGACAGACTTGGGGTCTCTGGTTCCGGAAGAAGTGAAGACTTCTAATACCAAAGGGAAGAAGCAGTGGTTACAGGAGCAAGTGACCAAAGTGGTGGATACACTGTTCTGCCCATACTCTGCTCCAAAAGATGCTAAAATATACCTTCGGCGCAGTGGCCATTTGTACTGTGTTACGGTGCCTTCAAAAGATGTCGGGAAAACCATTGATCTTATcataaatg GTGAAGCTGTCCGCATAAGAGTGCCTGAAGATTGTAAAACTGACGAAGCAGAAGATGGTGTGTTTTCATACAGCCTTGGGATTGTCAGAGTTGCAATGGATTTTATCATGTTCAATGATGCAATAAAATCAGGTGATATAGACATGATTACAATTCTTATGAAACGATTCATTCCACTGTTTACAGGAGAATAA